The Gadus morhua chromosome 18, gadMor3.0, whole genome shotgun sequence DNA segment CAAACTACTAAAGTTCTCAACGACAGCCATGATGTACGTAGAATGAACAAAAATACATAGAAACGTAGGATTAGGGCCTACATGCATTCAAAGTGCACAATGCACTGGAACACCGGCTGTTAGGCCTGCATGTCCTCAAATGGCCGAGGGAGCCagcaccctcacccccaccctcaccctcaccagATGActctcgctgctgctgctctggctgtGGCAGCTGACCTTTGGATGTCAGGGGGGCCTGGAAGCGGTGGAGGGCCCAGCAGGGGGCCtcctacctgggggggggggggggggtcgttgtCCCCCTGGCAGGCGTGGAGATCCAAGGTAAAGGTTCTGACCTTTTCACAAGCAGGTCTGGGGCCTGAAGTCTGGACAAGGCCAGGGGAAGGTGCTGAGTCTGGGGACGACTTCACCTTTCACCTCCGTCCACCCAGTGTGTTGGAGGGGGACGGATACCGCCGGtgggctgacctttgacctgtgtgttcagagctctgtctgtctatctgaccTGTGGATGCGCCGGCCACATATTGTACATCTAGAAACTCAATATCCGATTTATAAATTGTGTTGTCGATAGGGGAGTATATTTTTACGTTTATACAAAAATAAAGTTATTGtaacatgattttttttgtcattttcgAAAACAATTGCTCCGATAATATTATTTGGGAATTTTAGAAaggattttatttttgtttatgattattgttaataataaaataaactacAAATTAGAACAAAAAGATTCCATCAAATATTTTCTATAATGGTTTATTCAAGGTAGTGTGTACAATTTTATCAAGTGCAATAATACAATCCAACATGACATTGCATAGAAAACAATACAACGATTTTTGAAAACGGTTTACTTACATGaatcaaataaattacaaaatGTACACGTTAGTTTAAACAGTATGCCAACAGAGTTATAAATTATGTATTTCCTTTCAACATTTATTGTGATGTTATCATGATCATGTGAAAGGGGAAGCCAACGTTCCAGATCATCCCACGTTGACAACCAGACCTTCACATATAGTTGATTAGTTCTTCAGTTCAGACGTGAGTTCTTCCTTCGTCTCGTAAGGTGCAAAGTGTgacaggaagtgaggaggaAAGAGCAAGAAACAAGGCTGGAGACGGCGCTCCAgatgcggcggtggtggtggtggtggaagtccCGGGGGGGTTCCTAGGAGTCGGTGGCGTTCAGGGGGCTAGGAGGGCGCTGTAGAGACGGGGGCCTCTTCGGTGTCTGGGCCGAGCAGGGGGCGATGTGGGACACCAGCGGGCGTCCGTCGGGGCAGAGCAGCACGCTGGAGTCGGCCTCACACTTGGTGGTCCTGCCCGGCCAGAGGACCTCAGCCGGACCGGGTCTCAGACCGAACCCCCCTGGGGCGCCCCCCCCCTGGCCGCTCAGCGCGGGGACACAGGCCTGACTCATCTTGATCAGCATGTCCAGAGACTTTGTCCGGCACTCCAGAGAAGCCTTGATggtcttcctctcgctctcgaTCGCCccatcctcgtcctcctcctcttcctcctccttctgttccgtgtcgtcctcctcctcttcggtttCCGGGGAGATGTCTTTGGTGTGGTCGCCGTCGTCGGCGCTGCTGTGGTTGGCCGGTGCGTCGTCGGGTTCCCTCTTGACGGACAGGTCGAGGGGTCCTTCGTTGTGCGCCGCCGTCTGCTCCAGCGCCCGGTGGATGTGGAAGAGCTCGCTGCGGATGGTGCTCAGGTGTTCCCACAGGTGGCCCTGGGCGGGGAGGTCGTCCTTGTCCAGGTGGGAGATCTTCCTCTCCGCCTCCTGGTACTCCTGCAGGGCCTTGGAGAGGTCGTTCAGGAGCCCGGCCACCGACTGGGAAGGCCCGGCCACCGGCCCCGCTGTCCTGCCCGTGGTGCGGTCCGGTCTGGGGTCCACCCCACAGCCGGCCCGGGACGACGGCTCCATATTGGGGCCGGGAGGGGTGTCGTCCTGCCACGCCTCCACCGGCCGGGACACGAGCTGGGCCCCTTGGGAGCTGAGGGAACAGGCAGAGCATCCAAGTTCAAAATGTGCATACAATCTAGAATGTCGCACAACCTAATTTTAGAAACAAAGTGCAGAGTAGGAACATGATTCAGAATGAAGCAAGGTTAGCAGTTTTACAAATACGACCTTAGAGAATGATCGGACGATacttaaatacaatatatatatatatatataatataatataatgtggGTTAAATTTGGCATTGATAGTAATGACTCTTACCTGCTGTGCAAAAGAAGCCTGTCAGCTGGAGAGGAGGAGTTCTGTATGTTCTTCATCACCTCCAGACCGAATCCCACGGCAGGCCGCTTCTCCACAGGGGCCTCACTCATCCCCTGCAGGGCCCCGGGCCTCTTGAGGCCCCAGCCAGTTCTACCTTCCCTGGCGGCCGACGTCAGCTTCTCCCCCGGCCTGAAACCTGCGTCAGGGCCCTCCCTCTGGGGGGAGACCCAGCCGGCCTGGGGGGACGATGGGTGGGCCCCTGGTCGCACTGCGGGGACCTTCCACAGGTTGACCTTAGGGGGGTAACTGGGCAGCCGGCCGGCCAGCCCACTGCTGGATGTGCTGCCGGCGGGGGCCTTCATCCCCTTGCTGGTATCACCATTCCCGAATGCGGTCGCTCCCAGGCTGTGCTCACAGAGGAAGGGGTAGAAGAGGCGTGGCGCTAGCAGCGTCCGGTCAGGGTGTGCGTGGATGCCAGAGGAGGGGTGGAT contains these protein-coding regions:
- the prr35 gene encoding proline-rich protein 35 → MSKEDGCKVASVCKHKERKPKKPHYIPRPWGKPYNYKCFQCPFTCMEKSHLYNHMKYSLCKNSLSLLIESDWPYKKGNILHPEQLRPLQHAHGLHKPQKEDQGQGTEPEERPRQGGPLDEEGEDPESRGGGEEEEAGGGVDGAELTGLAKENSGRSQGLTQGTKHPVSRQESELLMADMFSLEDQLLRARSVEVEAQLKQYKLSKTCLTAPGLLSEHWRLLTMSHTKAKAEGVQSRMGGSIPCYPPPPNLLDYQDPTGLNLSLLGVGYPISPGLFSYMNAAAAAPGLNTPTHAQMADQLPFLASAAQLIHPSSGIHAHPDRTLLAPRLFYPFLCEHSLGATAFGNGDTSKGMKAPAGSTSSSGLAGRLPSYPPKVNLWKVPAVRPGAHPSSPQAGWVSPQREGPDAGFRPGEKLTSAAREGRTGWGLKRPGALQGMSEAPVEKRPAVGFGLEVMKNIQNSSSPADRLLLHSSSQGAQLVSRPVEAWQDDTPPGPNMEPSSRAGCGVDPRPDRTTGRTAGPVAGPSQSVAGLLNDLSKALQEYQEAERKISHLDKDDLPAQGHLWEHLSTIRSELFHIHRALEQTAAHNEGPLDLSVKREPDDAPANHSSADDGDHTKDISPETEEEEDDTEQKEEEEEEDEDGAIESERKTIKASLECRTKSLDMLIKMSQACVPALSGQGGGAPGGFGLRPGPAEVLWPGRTTKCEADSSVLLCPDGRPLVSHIAPCSAQTPKRPPSLQRPPSPLNATDS